From a single Flavobacterium sp. genomic region:
- a CDS encoding GNAT family N-acetyltransferase, producing the protein MLIREIQQKDNESIAKVIRAIFHELDAPKAGTAYADPILDTLYEVYQQSRSIYYVVEKDGKVVGGCGVAPLENGDTSICELQKMYFAPEIRGTGYAEKIIEKCLEFAKKQDFEICYLETLSFMKTAQKLYKRIGFENIDGPMGNTGHNSCEVWMTKQL; encoded by the coding sequence ATGCTAATTAGAGAAATACAACAAAAAGATAATGAGTCGATTGCCAAGGTAATTCGCGCTATTTTTCATGAATTAGATGCGCCAAAAGCAGGAACGGCTTATGCTGACCCAATTTTAGATACCTTATACGAAGTATATCAACAATCACGTTCTATATATTATGTGGTGGAAAAAGATGGAAAAGTAGTGGGTGGTTGTGGTGTAGCTCCTTTAGAAAATGGAGATACTTCTATATGTGAATTACAAAAAATGTATTTTGCTCCTGAAATCAGAGGAACAGGTTATGCGGAGAAAATCATTGAAAAATGCTTGGAATTTGCTAAAAAACAAGATTTTGAAATTTGTTATTTGGAAACTTTATCGTTTATGAAAACCGCACAAAAGCTATACAAAAGAATAGGTTTTGAAAATATTGATGGTCCGATGGGAAACACAGGTCATAATAGTTGTGAAGTTTGGATGACGAAGCAGTTGTAG
- the prmC gene encoding peptide chain release factor N(5)-glutamine methyltransferase, translated as MLLKDYKIHFFNSLKNIQEEQEIESFFFILTEYLHNLKRVDVALNPNFGLSDAEVDKWNTILAQLQQEKPIQYITGEAWFYGLRFEVNENTLIPRPETEELVEWILNSPITQHPSPINILDIGTGTGCVPISLKANLSQANVSAIDVSEKALEVAKRNAELNKVEINFIQTNILEVEDLSQLPSPIIHHPSSYNIIVSNPPYVRNLEKQEIKKNVLDYEPHLALFVEDTDALLFYRKIAQLALKNLSPNGLLFFEINQYLGKETVELLESLGFKNIELKKDIYGNNRMIKCSI; from the coding sequence ATGTTATTAAAAGATTATAAAATACACTTTTTCAATTCGTTAAAAAACATTCAAGAGGAACAAGAAATCGAAAGTTTCTTTTTCATCCTTACTGAATATTTACATAACTTAAAACGAGTAGATGTAGCTTTAAATCCGAATTTTGGACTTTCAGATGCTGAAGTGGATAAGTGGAATACTATTTTAGCACAATTACAACAAGAAAAACCCATTCAGTACATCACAGGTGAAGCTTGGTTTTATGGATTGCGTTTTGAAGTCAATGAAAACACTTTAATTCCAAGACCAGAAACAGAAGAACTTGTCGAATGGATTTTGAATTCACCCATCACCCAACATCCATCACCCATCAATATTTTGGATATTGGAACGGGAACAGGTTGTGTCCCAATTTCGTTAAAAGCTAATTTATCACAAGCAAATGTTTCAGCTATTGATGTTTCAGAAAAAGCATTAGAAGTAGCTAAAAGAAATGCAGAGTTAAATAAGGTTGAAATCAATTTTATTCAAACCAATATCTTAGAAGTTGAAGATTTATCTCAACTTCCATCACCCATCATCCATCATCCATCATCCTACAATATCATTGTTTCAAATCCTCCCTACGTTCGAAATTTGGAAAAACAAGAAATCAAGAAAAATGTCTTGGACTACGAACCGCATTTAGCTTTGTTTGTAGAAGATACGGATGCTTTACTTTTTTACAGAAAAATTGCGCAATTGGCATTGAAAAACTTGTCACCAAACGGATTGTTATTCTTCGAAATCAATCAATATTTAGGAAAAGAAACGGTAGAATTATTAGAAAGTCTAGGTTTCAAAAATATCGAATTAAAAAAAGATATTTACGGAAATAATCGAATGATAAAATGTTCAATTTAG
- a CDS encoding ABC transporter permease, which yields MVGLFKENTKIALDSIKSQALRTALTVMIITLGITFLVGILTLTKALENNLFGNFASMGANTFSISQYDFSSEINQNDAEQRVNPIISYPEAKAFQDKYNFPFTTTSLSFTAGSAIEVKYQDKKTDPEITVVGIDENFCPNKGLEIVKGRNVNSFDVSNNNYVCILGSDFEKGLFANMNPLDKIISIRGAKFKVIGILKEKGSTFGNSQDLRILIPTQIARSLFSAPNINYDLDVMANNEALLDEAVDDAIITMRRVRKLSPVEKENFGIERSDDLIQTLGSNIAVINWIAVIIGAITVFGSTVALMNIMLVSVTERTREIGVRKSLGAKRSTIAWQFFTETFIISQMGGLLGIILGILLGSVIALSFGFAFVIPWMAIIAAFITTFIVTIVSGLYPAIKASKLDPVEALRYE from the coding sequence ATGGTAGGATTATTTAAAGAAAATACAAAAATTGCGCTTGATTCGATTAAAAGTCAAGCTTTGCGTACGGCACTTACAGTGATGATTATTACTTTAGGTATTACTTTTTTAGTTGGAATATTGACACTAACTAAAGCTTTAGAAAATAATCTATTTGGAAATTTTGCTTCAATGGGAGCGAATACTTTTTCAATTAGTCAATACGATTTTTCTTCCGAAATCAATCAAAATGATGCAGAACAACGGGTAAATCCTATCATTAGTTATCCAGAAGCAAAAGCATTTCAAGACAAATATAATTTTCCGTTTACCACCACTTCCCTATCGTTTACAGCCGGATCTGCTATTGAAGTGAAATATCAGGATAAAAAAACCGATCCAGAAATTACAGTAGTTGGAATTGACGAAAATTTTTGTCCAAATAAAGGTTTAGAAATAGTAAAAGGAAGAAACGTAAACTCATTTGACGTTTCTAACAACAATTACGTTTGTATTTTAGGATCTGATTTTGAAAAAGGGTTGTTTGCTAATATGAATCCGTTGGATAAAATTATTTCCATTCGTGGTGCAAAATTCAAAGTCATTGGGATTTTAAAAGAGAAAGGTTCCACCTTCGGAAATAGTCAAGATTTACGCATTTTGATTCCAACACAAATTGCACGTTCATTATTTTCTGCTCCAAATATTAACTACGATTTAGACGTTATGGCCAACAACGAAGCTCTTTTAGATGAGGCTGTTGACGATGCCATTATTACTATGCGAAGAGTACGAAAGTTAAGTCCCGTTGAAAAAGAAAATTTCGGAATTGAACGAAGTGATGATTTAATCCAAACTTTAGGTTCTAATATTGCTGTAATTAATTGGATTGCCGTAATTATTGGCGCCATTACCGTTTTTGGTTCAACTGTAGCTCTAATGAATATTATGCTAGTTTCAGTTACAGAGCGAACTCGTGAAATAGGTGTACGAAAATCACTTGGAGCCAAAAGAAGTACAATTGCTTGGCAATTTTTCACAGAGACTTTCATAATTAGTCAAATGGGTGGACTTTTAGGTATAATATTAGGAATTCTACTTGGTTCAGTTATTGCGCTTAGTTTTGGATTCGCCTTTGTTATCCCTTGGATGGCGATTATTGCTGCATTTATTACCACATTTATTGTAACGATTGTTTCTGGTTTATATCCTGCTATAAAAGCTTCGAAATTAGACCCTGTGGAAGCGTTGCGTTACGAATAA
- a CDS encoding acyl-CoA thioesterase: MKEYKFQVRVRYAETDQMGVVYHGNYAQYFEMGRVEWLRNMGVSYKWMEENGVMLPVVTLTMNYKKPARYDDLLTVKTIFKSQTSVKIEFDYEIYNEKNELLTTGYSMLVFVDMKTGRPILPPDYVSEKINEL; this comes from the coding sequence ATGAAAGAATATAAATTTCAAGTTCGTGTGCGATATGCGGAAACTGACCAAATGGGGGTCGTTTATCACGGAAATTATGCGCAATATTTTGAGATGGGACGTGTGGAATGGTTGAGAAATATGGGAGTTTCGTACAAATGGATGGAAGAGAATGGCGTTATGTTGCCCGTAGTTACTTTGACCATGAATTATAAAAAACCAGCTCGATATGATGACTTACTAACGGTTAAAACAATATTTAAAAGTCAGACCTCTGTGAAGATAGAATTTGACTATGAAATATATAATGAAAAGAATGAGTTATTAACAACGGGATACTCCATGTTAGTGTTTGTAGATATGAAAACCGGACGTCCAATTTTACCGCCAGATTATGTTTCTGAAAAAATAAATGAGTTATAA
- a CDS encoding IMPACT family protein has protein sequence MEFSENDTYKTISSASEEVLYKEKNSKFFGYAFPVSNEEEIKEHLDRLRKEHFSARHWCYAYQIGTEKIQYRANDDGEPNNSAGMPIYGQIQSFEVTNVMVVVVRYFGGVKLGVGGLISAYKTAAQMTLENSEIVEQTINKFFTISFEYVHLNKVMRIIKEKNLQIVSQKMEMDCEIQISIRKKNVQNLLDTFENLYEIKLTEV, from the coding sequence ATGGAATTCTCAGAAAACGACACATATAAAACTATTTCCAGTGCTTCAGAAGAAGTGTTATACAAAGAAAAAAATAGTAAATTCTTTGGCTATGCATTTCCAGTTTCTAACGAAGAAGAGATAAAAGAACATTTAGATCGATTGCGAAAAGAGCATTTTTCTGCGCGTCATTGGTGTTATGCGTATCAAATAGGTACAGAGAAAATTCAATACCGTGCAAATGACGATGGCGAACCAAATAATAGCGCCGGAATGCCCATCTATGGACAAATTCAGTCATTTGAAGTTACAAATGTAATGGTTGTAGTAGTTCGTTATTTTGGTGGCGTAAAATTGGGCGTTGGCGGATTAATTTCGGCATACAAAACGGCAGCCCAAATGACATTAGAAAATTCGGAAATTGTAGAGCAAACCATCAACAAGTTTTTTACTATTTCTTTTGAATATGTACATTTGAATAAAGTGATGCGAATTATTAAAGAAAAAAATCTCCAAATCGTATCTCAAAAAATGGAAATGGATTGTGAAATTCAAATTTCAATTCGAAAAAAAAATGTTCAAAACTTATTGGACACTTTTGAAAATTTATATGAAATAAAACTTACCGAAGTATAA
- a CDS encoding EamA/RhaT family transporter, whose amino-acid sequence MIYLLLSILFNAVLFIIIKLFAKFNIDALQALVVNYFVAFGVGLFFLDTFFSPQIIISQEWFKGSILLGFIFISTFYVTTITSQRNGLSVASVASKMSVIIPIILGVFLYDETLGSVKILGIIIALIAVYFTSKKETGEIQQASNLVFPILVFIGAGTIDSSLKYLQTFHVPSNQIGLFSSVTFFCAFSVGILILVFLSLKGKIKFAGRNILGGIALGLPNFFSLYYLVKMLEAKAFESATLFTIHNIAIVLVSTFVGILFFKERISMRNALGIGLALFALFLVTY is encoded by the coding sequence GTGATTTATTTACTTCTAAGCATTTTATTCAATGCAGTTCTTTTTATAATTATTAAACTTTTTGCAAAATTCAATATTGATGCGTTACAAGCCTTAGTCGTAAACTATTTTGTTGCTTTTGGAGTGGGGCTATTTTTTTTAGACACCTTCTTTTCTCCTCAAATAATAATCTCTCAAGAATGGTTTAAAGGAAGTATTTTATTAGGCTTTATATTCATTTCTACATTTTATGTCACAACAATTACATCACAACGAAATGGACTTTCAGTGGCGTCAGTTGCCTCTAAAATGTCTGTAATCATCCCCATAATTTTAGGTGTTTTTTTATATGACGAAACATTAGGAAGTGTAAAAATTTTAGGCATCATCATAGCCTTAATTGCTGTTTATTTTACTTCTAAAAAAGAAACAGGCGAAATACAACAAGCAAGTAATCTTGTCTTTCCCATTTTAGTTTTCATTGGAGCCGGAACCATCGATTCGAGTTTAAAATATTTACAAACATTTCACGTACCATCCAATCAAATTGGTTTATTTTCCTCTGTTACTTTTTTCTGTGCATTTAGCGTTGGAATCCTCATATTGGTATTTTTAAGTCTTAAAGGGAAAATCAAATTTGCTGGAAGAAATATTTTAGGAGGAATAGCTTTAGGCTTACCCAATTTCTTTTCATTGTACTATTTAGTAAAAATGTTAGAAGCAAAAGCTTTTGAAAGCGCTACTTTATTTACTATACATAACATTGCTATTGTATTAGTTTCTACTTTTGTAGGCATTCTTTTCTTTAAAGAACGAATTTCAATGCGAAATGCTTTAGGAATTGGATTAGCTTTATTTGCCCTATTTTTAGTTACTTATTAA
- the dnaA gene encoding chromosomal replication initiator protein DnaA translates to MSKTAQSVWNNCLSFIKDNVHDQAYRTWFEPIQSVELNDNALSIQVPSKFFYEWLEEHYVKLLKVALTKELGTGAKLLYKIKMENTYGNKLPFTEQIPSYNRTAVKPQEVDVPIVNKNPELKNPFVIPGIRNLKIESQLNANYSFDNFLEGDSNRLARSAGMAVANKPGGTSFNPLLIFGGVGLGKTHLAHAIGVEIKDKYPEKTVLYISAEIFTQQYIDSVKKNTRNDFIHFYQLIDVLIIDDVQFLSGKSGTQDVFFHIFNHLHQNGKQVILTSDKAPVDMQDIEQRLLSRFKWGLSAELHQPDYETRISILKNILFRDGVEIPDEIVEYVAKNIKSNVRELEGAIISLIAQSSFNKREVNLELAKQVVEKFVKNVKREISIDYIQKIVSDYFQLDVETLQSKTRKRHVVQARQLAMFFAKKFTKASLANIGSQIGDRDHATVLHACKTVDNLVTTDKQFRKFVDDINKKLSL, encoded by the coding sequence ATGTCAAAAACTGCGCAATCGGTATGGAATAACTGTCTGTCTTTCATTAAAGACAATGTTCATGATCAAGCATACAGAACTTGGTTTGAACCTATACAATCAGTTGAGCTAAACGATAACGCGTTGTCTATTCAAGTGCCTAGTAAATTCTTTTACGAATGGCTAGAAGAACACTATGTAAAATTATTAAAAGTAGCCTTAACAAAAGAGTTAGGTACAGGTGCAAAGTTATTGTATAAAATTAAGATGGAAAACACTTATGGCAATAAACTTCCATTTACTGAGCAAATTCCAAGTTACAATAGAACCGCAGTGAAACCTCAAGAAGTAGATGTGCCTATTGTAAACAAAAATCCAGAGTTAAAAAATCCATTTGTCATTCCAGGTATTCGTAATTTAAAAATCGAATCACAACTTAATGCTAATTACAGTTTTGATAATTTCCTTGAAGGAGATTCAAACCGTTTAGCTAGAAGTGCAGGTATGGCTGTTGCTAACAAACCTGGCGGAACATCTTTTAACCCGCTATTAATTTTTGGGGGAGTTGGTTTAGGTAAAACACACTTAGCACATGCTATTGGTGTTGAAATTAAAGACAAATATCCAGAAAAAACTGTGTTGTACATTTCAGCAGAAATATTCACACAACAATATATTGATTCTGTTAAAAAGAATACCCGTAACGACTTTATTCATTTCTATCAATTAATTGATGTTTTAATTATTGATGATGTGCAATTCTTGTCAGGTAAATCAGGAACACAAGATGTATTTTTCCACATCTTCAACCATTTACACCAAAACGGAAAACAAGTAATTCTTACTTCTGACAAAGCCCCTGTGGACATGCAAGATATTGAGCAACGCTTACTATCTCGTTTCAAATGGGGATTATCAGCTGAATTACACCAACCTGATTATGAAACACGTATTTCAATCTTGAAAAACATTTTGTTTAGAGATGGTGTTGAAATTCCTGATGAAATTGTAGAATACGTTGCTAAAAACATTAAATCAAACGTTCGTGAATTAGAAGGTGCTATTATTTCTTTAATTGCGCAATCTTCTTTTAACAAACGCGAGGTGAATCTTGAATTAGCAAAACAAGTGGTTGAGAAATTTGTTAAGAATGTAAAACGTGAAATTTCAATTGATTATATCCAAAAAATTGTTTCTGATTATTTCCAATTGGATGTTGAAACTTTACAATCCAAAACAAGGAAACGTCATGTGGTTCAAGCTAGACAATTAGCTATGTTTTTTGCTAAAAAATTTACCAAAGCTTCCTTAGCAAATATTGGCTCACAAATTGGAGACCGTGACCACGCAACTGTACTTCATGCTTGCAAAACA
- a CDS encoding HAD family phosphatase, with product MIEAIIFDFGDVFINLNKLAIDTEFRKLGLNAWHDDLDTLNKKYEIGKIDELEFMEGFQKHLPNASLIEIRTAWNSILGDFPLYRLEFLQMIASKYKLFLLSNTDYTHIEKFEHKEGLTFARDFYSCFEKVYFSYEIGFRKPDENAFKYVINNHNLNPKKTLFVDDKQENTDIAKKLGLHVWNLVPGVDDVVDLFDKKII from the coding sequence ATGATTGAAGCAATTATTTTTGATTTTGGCGATGTTTTTATTAATTTGAACAAACTAGCTATTGATACCGAATTTAGAAAATTAGGCTTAAACGCTTGGCATGATGATTTAGATACTTTGAATAAAAAGTACGAAATAGGCAAAATTGACGAATTGGAATTTATGGAAGGTTTTCAAAAACATCTTCCGAATGCCAGTCTAATTGAAATTAGAACCGCTTGGAATTCTATTTTAGGCGATTTTCCTTTGTACCGATTAGAGTTTTTGCAAATGATTGCCTCTAAATACAAATTATTTCTTTTAAGTAATACAGATTATACCCACATTGAAAAATTTGAACACAAAGAAGGGCTAACTTTTGCACGTGATTTTTACAGTTGTTTTGAAAAAGTATATTTTTCCTATGAAATTGGATTTCGAAAACCAGATGAAAATGCCTTTAAATACGTAATTAACAACCATAATTTGAATCCAAAAAAAACACTATTTGTAGACGATAAACAAGAAAATACCGATATAGCCAAAAAATTAGGATTACATGTTTGGAATCTAGTACCTGGCGTGGATGATGTTGTTGATCTTTTTGATAAAAAAATAATTTAA
- the ribD gene encoding bifunctional diaminohydroxyphosphoribosylaminopyrimidine deaminase/5-amino-6-(5-phosphoribosylamino)uracil reductase RibD — translation MTTHEFYMKRCIELAKNGLGTTYPNPLVGSVIVHEGKIIGEGWHKKAGEPHAEVNAVNSVKDKSMLKEATIYVSLEPCSHFGKTPPCCDLIIANKIPNVVIGTIDPFAKVAGNGIKKLIESGKNVTIGILEDECNELNKRFFTFHQKKRPYIILKWAQTADGFIAPEILKPVQHDKLKPIWITNPYSRQLVHKWRTEEQAILVGTNTVLEDNPKLDARDFSGNNPVRIVLDKSGKISENYHVKNNLQKTIFITENENHISNENCIIENVIFDMHLISSICNILYKNEIQSVIIEGGSLTLQSFLNANLWDEARVFIGQTTFQNGTLAPTISGNPVASFDIMNDELKIFKNYD, via the coding sequence ATGACGACGCACGAATTTTACATGAAACGCTGTATTGAACTCGCCAAAAATGGTTTGGGAACTACATATCCAAATCCGTTAGTGGGAAGTGTGATTGTTCATGAAGGTAAGATTATTGGCGAAGGTTGGCACAAAAAAGCTGGAGAGCCTCATGCGGAAGTCAATGCGGTGAATTCAGTAAAAGACAAATCGATGTTGAAAGAAGCTACGATTTACGTGAGTTTAGAACCGTGTAGTCATTTTGGAAAAACACCTCCTTGTTGCGATTTAATCATAGCAAATAAAATTCCGAATGTAGTTATTGGAACTATTGATCCCTTTGCAAAAGTGGCTGGAAACGGCATTAAAAAACTCATTGAAAGCGGTAAAAATGTAACCATCGGTATTTTAGAAGACGAATGCAACGAACTCAACAAACGTTTTTTTACCTTTCATCAAAAGAAAAGACCTTATATTATTTTAAAATGGGCCCAAACTGCTGATGGTTTTATTGCTCCTGAGATACTGAAACCAGTTCAGCATGACAAATTGAAACCTATTTGGATTACAAATCCATATTCCAGACAATTAGTTCATAAATGGCGCACCGAAGAACAAGCCATTTTAGTAGGAACCAATACCGTTTTAGAAGATAATCCGAAATTAGATGCACGTGATTTTTCTGGAAATAATCCGGTACGAATTGTATTAGATAAATCGGGTAAAATTTCCGAGAATTATCACGTAAAAAACAATTTACAGAAAACAATTTTTATTACTGAAAACGAAAATCACATTTCAAATGAAAATTGTATCATTGAAAATGTTATCTTTGATATGCACCTAATTTCTTCAATTTGTAACATTTTGTATAAAAACGAAATACAATCCGTTATTATTGAAGGAGGAAGCCTAACACTTCAATCATTCTTAAATGCAAATTTATGGGATGAAGCTAGGGTTTTTATAGGTCAAACAACATTTCAAAACGGCACATTAGCCCCTACCATCTCCGGAAATCCGGTTGCTAGTTTTGATATAATGAATGATGAACTTAAAATTTTCAAGAATTATGATTGA